A window of the Pontibacillus yanchengensis genome harbors these coding sequences:
- the grpE gene encoding nucleotide exchange factor GrpE: MDENKQKSEEMEDQENVEQEEVIDHPEQEVVEDTNPASNEVEQLRQEKDETYQRLLRLQADYDNFRRRSQKEREDDLKYKSQDLVEELLPIVDNFERALQTEVQDDSAKSFVEGINMVYRQLKDALNKQGVEEIPAVGEEFDPNMHQAVMQVNDENYESNVVVEELQKGYKLKDRVIRPSMVKVNQ, encoded by the coding sequence ATGGACGAGAATAAACAGAAATCCGAAGAAATGGAAGATCAAGAAAACGTTGAACAAGAAGAAGTAATTGATCATCCAGAACAAGAAGTGGTTGAGGATACCAATCCAGCTAGTAACGAAGTAGAACAGTTAAGGCAAGAAAAAGACGAAACGTACCAACGTTTGTTACGCTTGCAAGCTGATTACGATAATTTCCGTCGACGTTCTCAAAAAGAACGTGAAGACGATCTAAAATATAAATCTCAGGATTTAGTGGAAGAGCTATTGCCAATTGTTGATAACTTTGAACGTGCTCTACAAACAGAGGTTCAAGATGATTCTGCGAAAAGCTTTGTAGAAGGTATTAACATGGTGTATCGTCAGCTTAAAGATGCATTGAATAAGCAAGGTGTGGAAGAAATTCCTGCTGTAGGAGAAGAATTTGATCCAAATATGCATCAAGCTGTTATGCAAGTTAATGATGAAAATTATGAATCAAATGTAGTGGTTGAAGAGCTGCAAAAAGGGTATAAGCTTAAAGATCGTGTGATTCGACCTTCAATGGTGAAGGTAAATCAATAA
- the dnaK gene encoding molecular chaperone DnaK, producing the protein MSKIIGIDLGTTNSCVAVMEGGESKVIPNPEGNRTTPSVVAFKNGERQVGEVAKRQAITNPNTIQSIKRHMGTDYKVEIEGKEYTPQEISAMILQHIKSYAEDYLGETVEKAVITVPAYFNDAERQATKDAGKIAGLEVERIINEPTAAALAYGIDKEEEDQTILVYDLGGGTFDVSILDIGEGTFEVVSTAGDNKLGGDDFDQVIIDHMVSEFRKENGIDLSQDKMALQRLKDAAEKAKKDLSGVAQTQISLPFITAGEAGPLHLEMNLTRAKFEELSSNLVERTMEPTRRALKDADMSSKDINKVLLVGGSTRIPAVQEAIKKEVGKDPSKGVNPDEVVALGAAIQGGVLQGDVKDVVLLDVTPLSLGIETMGGVTTKLIDRNTTIPTSHSQTFSTAADNQTAVDIHVLQGEREMAQDNKTLGRFQLTDIPPAPRGVPQIEVSFDIDANGIVNVRAKDLGTNKEQSITIKSSSGLSDDEVERMVNEAEENAEEDKKKREEIELRNEADQLIFTTDKTISDLGESVSEEEKQKAEEAKQELQTALEGEDMEQIREKKDALQEQVQQLSVKMYEQAQQQAEAQQGQEGAEDVEDADYEEVNDDEKKQ; encoded by the coding sequence ATGAGTAAAATTATTGGTATTGACTTAGGAACAACAAACTCTTGTGTCGCTGTCATGGAAGGTGGCGAATCAAAAGTAATTCCAAACCCAGAAGGTAACCGTACTACTCCTTCAGTAGTGGCGTTTAAAAATGGTGAACGTCAAGTAGGTGAGGTTGCGAAGCGTCAGGCTATCACAAACCCTAATACAATCCAATCCATTAAACGTCATATGGGTACAGACTATAAAGTAGAAATTGAAGGAAAAGAATATACACCACAAGAAATCTCTGCTATGATTCTTCAACACATCAAATCTTACGCAGAAGATTATCTAGGCGAAACTGTTGAAAAAGCAGTAATCACAGTACCTGCATACTTTAACGATGCTGAGCGTCAGGCTACAAAAGATGCTGGTAAAATTGCTGGTTTAGAAGTAGAACGTATCATTAACGAACCTACAGCTGCAGCACTTGCTTACGGCATTGATAAAGAAGAAGAAGACCAAACAATCCTAGTGTATGACCTAGGTGGAGGTACCTTCGACGTATCTATCCTAGACATTGGCGAGGGCACATTTGAAGTTGTATCTACTGCTGGTGACAACAAACTAGGCGGAGACGACTTCGACCAAGTAATCATCGATCACATGGTTTCTGAATTCAGAAAAGAAAATGGCATTGACCTTTCTCAGGATAAAATGGCACTTCAACGTTTAAAAGATGCTGCTGAGAAAGCGAAAAAGGATCTATCTGGTGTAGCTCAAACTCAAATCTCACTACCATTTATCACAGCTGGTGAAGCTGGTCCTCTACACCTAGAAATGAACCTAACTCGTGCTAAATTCGAAGAACTATCTTCTAACTTAGTAGAGCGTACGATGGAGCCAACACGTCGTGCACTTAAAGATGCAGACATGTCATCTAAAGACATCAACAAAGTACTACTTGTAGGTGGTTCTACACGTATTCCTGCAGTACAAGAAGCTATCAAGAAAGAAGTTGGAAAAGATCCTTCTAAAGGCGTAAACCCTGACGAAGTAGTAGCACTAGGTGCAGCTATCCAAGGTGGCGTACTTCAAGGTGATGTAAAAGACGTTGTACTATTAGACGTAACACCATTATCCCTTGGTATTGAAACAATGGGTGGAGTAACTACTAAGCTTATTGACCGAAACACGACAATTCCTACAAGTCATTCTCAAACGTTCTCTACAGCTGCAGATAACCAAACAGCAGTTGATATCCACGTACTACAAGGTGAACGTGAAATGGCTCAGGATAACAAAACGCTTGGTCGTTTCCAGCTAACAGATATTCCACCAGCACCACGTGGCGTACCACAAATCGAAGTTTCTTTCGACATTGACGCTAACGGTATCGTTAACGTACGTGCTAAAGACCTTGGTACAAACAAAGAACAATCTATTACCATCAAATCCTCTTCTGGTCTTTCTGATGATGAAGTAGAACGCATGGTAAATGAAGCGGAAGAAAACGCTGAAGAAGACAAGAAGAAACGTGAAGAAATTGAACTTCGCAATGAAGCAGATCAACTAATCTTCACAACTGATAAAACAATCAGTGATCTTGGAGAAAGCGTATCTGAAGAAGAAAAACAAAAAGCTGAAGAAGCTAAGCAAGAGCTTCAAACAGCGCTTGAAGGCGAAGACATGGAGCAAATCCGTGAGAAGAAAGATGCTCTTCAAGAACAAGTACAACAACTTTCTGTTAAAATGTATGAGCAAGCACAACAACAAGCTGAAGCACAACAAGGTCAAGAAGGTGCTGAAGACGTAGAAGACGCCGATTACGAAGAAGTAAACGACGACGAAAAGAAACAGTAA